A genomic window from Lycium barbarum isolate Lr01 chromosome 4, ASM1917538v2, whole genome shotgun sequence includes:
- the LOC132635395 gene encoding uncharacterized protein LOC132635395 isoform X1: protein MNLVRGCGPRMWWSTNSTLLPISSSRISCHCFSFPFNPDPLSSTSLPRGVCANNTNPVLNPLVSFDDDDEEDLLDDDDDGFFDEYFEEEAELYVGDGSGGGGISLAGTSWDKKALELVEEVALSFDGELGIYAFKTLKNANIRVRVERLTNKSGSPSMMDIEAFSSRYREKLDEAEVAGSIPNNIHFEVSSPGIERVIRIPQDLDRFKDRPMYVKYVSDEVAEGGSSSEYDGVLRLVSFNLETCIWGLADVRLNRERAGKGRPLSKKQREWRLETPFTSLRLVRLYSEM, encoded by the exons ATGAATTTAGTGAGAGGTTGCGGTCCCAGGATGTGGTGGAGCACAAATTCCACTTTGCTACCTATTTCTAGCAGTAGGATTTCCTGTCATTGCTTCTCATTCCCATTTAACCCCGACCCACTTTCCTCTACTTCTCTACCTAGAGGGGTATGTGCCAACAACACAAATCCTGTTCTGAATCCTCTAGTTTCTttcgatgatgatgatgagg AAGACCTgctggatgatgatgatgatgggtTTTTCGACGAGTATTTTGAGGAAGAAGCTGAGCTTTAT GTTGGGGATGGATCAGGAGGAGGAGGAATATCTCTGGCTGGGACATCATGGGACAAGAAAGCATTAGAACTTGTGGAAGAAGTTGCTCTATCATTTGACGGGGAACTAGGAATTTATGCCTTTAAAACATTGAAAAATGCCAACATTCGAGTACGAGTAGAGAGACTTACAAATAA GTCAGGTTCACCTAGTATGATGGATATTGAAGCTTTCTCATCAAGATATAGAGAAAAGCTTGATGAAGCTGAGGTGGCTGGATCTATTCCAAATAACATACATTTCGAG GTATCGTCTCCGGGTATTGAAAGGGTTATTCGTATTCCCCAAGATCTTGACCGTTTCAAGGACCGTCCTATGTATGTAAAATATGTTAGTGATGAAGTGGCTGAGGGTGGATCGTCATCTGAATATGATGGTGTTCTCAGGCTTGTCTCCTTCAATCTGGAAACTTGTATTTGGGGCTTAGCAGATGTTAGGTTGAATAGAGAAAGGGCAGGAAAAGGAAGACCTCTAAGCAAAAAGCAAAGAGAGTGGCGTTTGGAGACACCATTTACGTCCTTGCGTTTAGTCCGTTTGTATTCTGAAATGTAG
- the LOC132635395 gene encoding uncharacterized protein LOC132635395 isoform X2 encodes MMMMRKTCWMMMMMGFSTSILRKKLSFIEPLLPVSKVGDGSGGGGISLAGTSWDKKALELVEEVALSFDGELGIYAFKTLKNANIRVRVERLTNKSGSPSMMDIEAFSSRYREKLDEAEVAGSIPNNIHFEVSSPGIERVIRIPQDLDRFKDRPMYVKYVSDEVAEGGSSSEYDGVLRLVSFNLETCIWGLADVRLNRERAGKGRPLSKKQREWRLETPFTSLRLVRLYSEM; translated from the exons atgatgatgatgagg AAGACCTgctggatgatgatgatgatgggtTTTTCGACGAGTATTTTGAGGAAGAAGCTGAGCTTTAT TGAACCTCTTTTACCTGTTTCAAAGGTTGGGGATGGATCAGGAGGAGGAGGAATATCTCTGGCTGGGACATCATGGGACAAGAAAGCATTAGAACTTGTGGAAGAAGTTGCTCTATCATTTGACGGGGAACTAGGAATTTATGCCTTTAAAACATTGAAAAATGCCAACATTCGAGTACGAGTAGAGAGACTTACAAATAA GTCAGGTTCACCTAGTATGATGGATATTGAAGCTTTCTCATCAAGATATAGAGAAAAGCTTGATGAAGCTGAGGTGGCTGGATCTATTCCAAATAACATACATTTCGAG GTATCGTCTCCGGGTATTGAAAGGGTTATTCGTATTCCCCAAGATCTTGACCGTTTCAAGGACCGTCCTATGTATGTAAAATATGTTAGTGATGAAGTGGCTGAGGGTGGATCGTCATCTGAATATGATGGTGTTCTCAGGCTTGTCTCCTTCAATCTGGAAACTTGTATTTGGGGCTTAGCAGATGTTAGGTTGAATAGAGAAAGGGCAGGAAAAGGAAGACCTCTAAGCAAAAAGCAAAGAGAGTGGCGTTTGGAGACACCATTTACGTCCTTGCGTTTAGTCCGTTTGTATTCTGAAATGTAG